A window from Anaeromyxobacter sp. encodes these proteins:
- a CDS encoding NAD(P)-dependent oxidoreductase, whose product MTSALVGHSGFVGETLKRQATWDELYRSTDIEAIEGRSFDLVVCAGAPAAKWKANREPQADLENLQRLQRHLGRVKARRFVLISTVDVYPAPAGVDEDSSFSPDPANAYGTNRLALERYCRLRFDATVVRLPALFGAGLRKNAVYDLLNENGVELLQPRSEFQFYDMAELWVDLTRIQDAGLKLVNLATEPTSLADVARIAFGRRLEATERSPVVRYDFRTKHASIWGRAGGYAYGREEILERLQAFVATSRELGRPA is encoded by the coding sequence ATGACCTCAGCTCTCGTTGGACACAGCGGCTTCGTCGGAGAGACCCTCAAGCGCCAGGCGACATGGGATGAGCTTTATCGCTCAACCGACATCGAGGCCATCGAGGGTCGGTCCTTCGACCTGGTCGTGTGCGCCGGCGCGCCCGCGGCCAAGTGGAAGGCAAACAGGGAGCCTCAGGCGGACCTCGAGAACCTTCAGCGCCTGCAGCGGCACCTCGGTCGCGTCAAGGCCCGCCGTTTCGTGCTGATCTCGACGGTGGACGTCTACCCCGCGCCGGCTGGGGTGGATGAAGACTCATCCTTCAGTCCAGATCCGGCTAACGCCTACGGCACCAATCGCCTGGCCCTCGAGCGCTATTGCCGCTTGCGCTTCGACGCAACTGTGGTGCGCCTCCCCGCCCTCTTTGGCGCTGGTCTCCGGAAGAACGCCGTGTACGACCTGCTCAACGAGAACGGCGTGGAGTTGCTCCAGCCCCGTTCCGAGTTTCAGTTCTACGACATGGCTGAGCTCTGGGTCGACCTCACGCGGATCCAGGATGCGGGCCTCAAGCTGGTCAACCTCGCCACCGAGCCCACCAGCCTCGCCGACGTCGCGCGAATCGCGTTCGGCCGCCGCCTCGAGGCCACCGAGCGCTCCCCTGTCGTTCGCTACGACTTCAGGACGAAGCACGCTTCGATCTGGGGACGGGCGGGCGGCTATGCCTACGGCCGGGAGGAGATCCTCGAGCGCCTCCAAGCTTTCGTCGCCACCTCCCGTGAGCTCGGGAGGCCTGCGTGA
- a CDS encoding sugar phosphate isomerase/epimerase: protein MKVAVSNIAWRPADDEAVAMVMHRHGADGVELAPTAYWPDPLLVPRAERRALRQKWGGLGFPVVALQALLYGFPELQLFEVESRRTMRDRLVGMLDVAVDLGATALVFGSPKNRLKGQRTWPEALAAAVPFFRDLGTEAALRGVCLCIEPNPTAYGCDFVTSAAEGRELVETVASPGFMLHLDAAGMQLAGDEPLVEIPRSISALRHFHVSSPNLGPVEPSQGSAWSQVLGALTQADYRGYVSIEMRPATDRASRLAAVAAALDALAH, encoded by the coding sequence GTGAAGGTGGCGGTCTCGAACATCGCCTGGAGGCCCGCGGATGACGAGGCGGTCGCCATGGTCATGCACCGCCACGGGGCGGACGGCGTGGAGCTCGCCCCTACCGCCTATTGGCCAGACCCCTTGCTTGTCCCGCGGGCCGAGCGCCGAGCCCTTCGCCAGAAGTGGGGCGGGTTGGGATTCCCCGTGGTGGCGCTGCAGGCCCTGCTCTACGGGTTTCCTGAACTCCAGCTGTTCGAAGTTGAGTCGCGTCGGACCATGCGCGACCGCCTGGTGGGCATGCTGGACGTGGCGGTGGACCTGGGCGCAACGGCCCTGGTCTTCGGCTCCCCCAAGAACCGTCTCAAAGGGCAGAGAACTTGGCCCGAAGCACTCGCAGCGGCAGTGCCGTTCTTCAGGGACCTGGGGACGGAAGCCGCGCTTCGTGGCGTGTGCCTGTGCATAGAGCCAAACCCGACGGCCTACGGGTGCGACTTCGTCACTTCTGCCGCGGAGGGCCGTGAGCTGGTCGAGACTGTGGCCTCGCCTGGCTTCATGCTCCACCTCGACGCCGCCGGAATGCAGTTGGCTGGGGACGAGCCGCTGGTCGAGATCCCGCGGAGCATCTCCGCGCTTCGGCACTTCCACGTCAGCTCTCCCAACCTGGGACCAGTCGAGCCGAGCCAGGGTTCGGCCTGGAGCCAGGTACTGGGCGCCCTGACTCAGGCCGACTACCGTGGCTACGTTTCCATCGAGATGCGGCCGGCGACCGACCGCGCCTCTAGGCTCGCGGCAGTGGCAGCCGCCCTGGATGCGCTGGCGCACTGA